The genomic DNA atcacgattaaattccgattaattgcacagccctacctTTCGAGTCTCTGGGCGACTCATTTTACATACTAACTTTTAGTCTCTTTCTATTATTGTTTGCTACTTTACGCAGTTTTGCTTTATTCTCTTTTCCAGTGCAAGTTAAGTATTGGCTATGTATCTGTAGTTTTACCTGTTGGTGAAAACTACATTCAATTTGCGATTGTTATTTTTAAGTTTAGCTAAAGTTtaatattcactgtgtaacagataaaacatgtcatggagcattataacatgagacaccatcaaaactgctctatattcttatgcaaggatgaaaacatagatatgaattgccagcaataagtgtttttcttttaataatcgTGGACCATTGCaactgtgatatgtaacattattccagcatttatcttatgaaacaacagtaaatataataataaaaagaggaataaaaaatgttacaccaaacattcaactaagtATTGCGTGGTCTACACGATTAGCTAATCACATTCTTTCAAATCTCGATTTTGATTGTACAAAAGATTAATCGTTTAGCCCTTTTAACTGTGGGCTGTAGAGCAGTTACGTCTAATAGGCTAGTAGCCTGTATATCATTTATTCAAGTAATGCACTCCTCTacttaggcctgcacgattgggggaaaaatataaatattagcttagaattgatatttatatatatacgaTTAGTTTCTtacaaagtgtaatgtttattgcacgcAGGAACCGTGACGAAACAAAACAATTGGCAGTACTAAACATAGATTTGTTTTGGGGCACCTATAGCACactgcgcatcaccacaagcctgtaaacatagaggcttcaatgaataaagaaaataaagtacatactggccatttaagtactgtaggctaccaaaaatagtgacatgtaacacattgaactaaatatggccctgatgcaggctctatctgaactccttgaacgtgtctttacataattaaaacatgtcaatgtcaaatgctttcaataaattcattgaaggagggaaaaaaacaagaaagtcaaagtcatttaaaaatgtaatcatttaaaaattaaatctgTATATTGATTGATATTTTCTACTCTTATGTATTGTATGATTCTGTTAtacttgcactaactgtatattggcTCTTCACTACGTTTTAGCTTCTGTCTATATTGCGTTATAACTGTTCTAAATCACTAACCGGTCCACAATTTGCAATATCTGTATTTTGACCCTTTAAGCGGTGATACAGACTGTCTATTAATGTACACTGCGTTATCACCATATCACTTTCGCCTATCCTTCAGCTTACTTACTCCACACGTTTGTGTCAgctttgtaatgcctacttattctgcactttatgtagcttttatgtagcctattgtattttgtactcctgtattgtattgaatgtgaaactgtatgtggTCGCGCGCGCTCATGCTTTCTtagccaggtcgccgttgcaaatgagaacctgttctcaacggcctacctggttaaataaaggtaaaataaaaaaaggggtgaatcgagatcgcgattttgtTAAagatttatcgtgcaggcctacctctacttgaatatttccattttatgctctATACTGTGATTCCACTACATtgcagagggaaatattgtagcTACTTTTTACCATGCAACATTTAcctgacagctatagttactttgcagattaagattttattgtGCGTCAATAAATTGCTTCTTActttattcacattttttttcttattatttatgTATAGTTGTCAGGTTTGTTAGTCAAGCAGGGAATAGTTATTGCATTAAGTAAACATCTCATTCCTTTTCAATATCAATTACTCACATTTGTTTAGACATGGCTACCTTTTCGCAgttgttatacagtatattcccaCAGCCCAGTTTACATAGATAACAAATACTTTTCCTCCTCGAATTTAGTGAAAGAAGAGGCGCCACAGCCGGAAGATCCAAACAAGGTTGTCTACCAGTCTGATCACTCCAAAACTGTCATCGTCTACAAGAAAGACTTTGTCCCGTACAGCGCAAGGATCTACAATTTCATCAAATCCTTCAGCGGTCAACCTGGGGGTGGAGACGGTGACAAATAGCTGCATCAGTGCAAAGGACGATGGACACTGAACTTGCTAAGAACAAGTTTTTATAACGCACTATGAATGAATGCTCCTGTGTGAGGACATTATCTTCATTTGTAAAAGAAATTCCAGCACGCTGTCCAGGTTTGAGGGGAGCTGCCATTGCTTTTGCATGCTAATAATCAGTCCCCAGATATATTTAATTATGTCAACATTATTCATTAGGCTATTACTGTCCAAAATACAAAGTTTGCCACAACTACTaatgctgtataaataaacctAATCTCTTCATTATGCAAGAGGCACTATTGATGAAAGTGTCCGAAggttttgcaatttttttttattttttaaagatattgtCATTATCCTGAGTGGAGACtgagactagggctgcacaatatgaggcaattatctaattgcgattattatgactgatattgcgatatgattcacgatattgaagGGAAAAAGcgttttcattgaaaaatattaaaatctaaaaaatgaaaagtgatttttggcgaggatctgtaccaaacaaagacagttttctttagtctgtaggataggatttgtaggccgggacatctctgcagcaccacaatatttaattcagaatggtttgacgcATATTTAGCCTTTAACAAAAATGGGGCCCCGCCTGCCATATTGCTCCCCCCTGCAATtaattgcactagtccataatgcgatttcgataaaattgagattaattgtgcagcccttacTGAACAACATTGAACTAAGCGCTACCTTTGGGAAACTTTTGACACTGCGGCAGAGAGGTGTTGTTTCAATTCTGTGGACATTTTGGATGCTGCAATGTGTGGTGTTGGAACGGATTGCATTAAAGGTTGTTTCTAGTATTTTTGCTTCTCCAACTACAGTATGTCAATAGACCTTTTCCACAGCaggcattttgacttgtcacagtaggataagcacaggtgttactaataacatcaGCAATGGTTCAGTTCTATTTAAGTGTCAGCAGATTTTTGGGAATTCATCTGTCTTTAGTTTTACTATTTACATtggtgcttttcctactgtgatatgtcaaaatgtcttccatAAAAAATGCCTATAAGGGGGAACATTTAATGGAAGCACCTTTCAATACAATGCTGTCCAACACCACCGCAAAGAGCAGCTTCAAAATGTACAACAGAATCAAATCTACAAAAGAATCTCAACAACACTGAACACATTTTACATGGCTATTGTActacgttgttttttgtttttccaatcATCCAGTGTAAGCAATATCCGTTCATGTAATACCTCAACTTTGCACTATATTGTAATATTGTTGGTGTTCATACTAATTCAAATTTGCATggcatttttgtttgaaaatgccATACAGTTAGGCTGTCAATTTAATAATTTAGCTATGAAGGGAAAATAAGCACTCTCATTCCCTAAATGTAATTTACAACCATTCACATTTAGTATTTGCTTACAACCACTAACTTAGTATTCAGAGacagtattcagatcctttacgtGAGTGAAGAAATACCACATTgtaatactccattacaagtgaAAGTCCTCGCTTCACATTTTTACATGAGTAAATGTGCACAGTtataataacaaatattaacTTAAAGGTGAAAGTAGGCCTCTCTGCAATGCAGGACAATGACCCTTGTCAGAGTTAACATAACGTGCTAATTCTTAGTGCTGGATTAACATGTAGGCAGCATTTATGTTGTAGCTACCTGAGGTGGAACTAATCTGGGctattttatatactgttgggtgcTTACGTTTACTGTTTAACAATACATCGCATATTATGCTTATTAAGTAACTATAACTCAGATAACTAgctagtaaaaagtacaatatttccctctgaaatctagtggagtacaagtataagGCAGCAACAAATTGAATCACCCAAGTAAGGTAGAAGTACCTCAGAATtgcgtacagtacagtacagtacagtacagtaattgAGTAAATTCTAAGTAACTTTTCCACTTCACAAGGTCATTTTTGTCCCAGCAAACCTCCGGAAAAAGGAGAGGATGTGTGCTGCGTGCTTCGGCCGGTAGAGGGCGACAACGCCCGCCCACGCCCGTAGGTAGGTCTTTGGAAGTTAAGAGAGCGTGTGCCCCAacacaaccaaaacaatgaaagCTATCATTCAGAGGGTCACCAAGGCGACTGTGACAGGTAAGCGGCTGTTTTGAACTGAGCGAAGGTGGCATGCTTTGACGTCTTTGATAATGTCGCTAAACTGAGGCTAATaactttgttttattaaagtCGCTGACCATgcacgttagctagctagctaacctaGCTGGGTTAGCATTAGCAGTCCCAGCGAGCGAAACAAATGAGGCTCCGGAGACAGCCAGTTGCGTCTTTGACCGGAGTCCAGATAGAGAACCGCTGGCTGGGTGTACACTCTCGGAGGAAACCAGTAAATGTTATTTTACTGCGCAAATGATGAAAGAGTCCTCTGGTGTCGGTGGCACTGGCTCcttttctccacacacacacacacacacacacacacacacacacacacacacacacacactgtcattcAGCCTGTCACCAGTCAGTCTTGGCTGCTTGTCACTGAATGACTACAGTACCTGCTCACTCAGTCATTAACCTTTTCCTATTTTCCTACAGTGGGAGGAGAAGAGATCAGTTCAATAGGACGAGGACTGTGTGTACTGCTGGGAATATCAGTGGAGGACACCCAGAAGGATGCTGACTACCTGTGAGTGTTTGTGGGAGGGACCCTTCACACCAGAAACAGAACCCTGACTGGATTTAAAATCACTGTTTAAACATTTGTGCCAGAAAAACTAGTTTGTGGTAGGTGCAATGTCACACTGATGAATTTGGAATTCTTAACTGACAAAAGGTATTGTATGTGATTCTAGCTCATAACAAGATGCATCGGTACAGAAATCCTTAAGATCTATTGGAGGTGACTTGTGACTGTCTCCATTCCAGTTAGTCCACCAGGCAGCACTGACACGTTTATTTTTCAACTTTAAAATGTCCCGTTTATGTTAGATTagggggtgcacgattcagaaaatgtcaggattcaattcaatatcgatttttaggctcaagattcgattcaaaatcgattttgattcaaaaacgattcttgattaaaaaaaaaaaagattctcagTATGTAAGTGTAgttactttttatacttttttttgcacacccctatgttagatgtATACTTGACATTTCTTCTGATTTATTTAATCACAAATATCTGTATCAACCTCAAAAATCCTGTATTGGTTGGGCTATAGTTTCTACCAGTGCCATGATGGTAAGAGGTGTTGCATGTGTTAGAACATTTACATATGCACTATGGTCTCGCCctcagcatttttattttattttttaattgataattattattattatatttttagtATTTGGGGTCTTCTCAACCTTGGGGGTGTTtacattttactatttaaaaaaacccCAATACTTAGTAGGTAGGCAGGTCATTTAGAAGCTGATTCCAATGTTTTTAGACTCAGTATGTGTTAAAGTTTTACAAAGTTTTAGACTTCCTTGCTAGAAAATGGAATTTACTGAAAGTGAACAGTTGGATCAGTTAGGCTAACTGAACAAATATGATGGGTGGTAGGGTTTGTGTTtatggggggggtgggggtctcTTCTAAGTCTTGGCTATGGCCGAGTTTACAATATAGCTAACCATTTAAATGTAGGTTTCTACTATTGGCTTCCATTCATTTTTGCACAGTATTAAAGTCTTCTAATACAGTCTTGAAATGTGTTCAAGTTGTGTAATCCAACACACACATCAGCTCTGCACATGAATGGCATTACCATGCAACAATAATTaaacatgaaaaataatgaCAGACTTTATGTTCACACTGATGGATTACAGAATTTACAAGTCGACTTATTGATTTTCATgacttcaattttatttaacatacatatttatcataacaagagttatctcaagacacttggggtctagaccacactctataatatataaagacccaacaattccagtaattcccccaagaacaagcatttagtgcaacagttgcgaggaaaaactcctttttagggagaaacctcagacagacccaggctcttggtaggtggtgtctgacggggcctgttgggggtgtgatgaacagtggcaataatagtcacaataaagataatggaacagtgacaagaaatagtagttgtagtagttcatggcatagcagggcactgcagggcgttacaggacgtagcagggcacagcggagcatagcagggcatagcaggacgtagcagggcgtagcaggacactgcagagcgtagcagggtgtaacagggcatagcagggtggcAGCAGCACcatggcgacagctgccaccatgatttaggcgccaccctaatccaaggaaacatgctgggcgaaaaaaaaacataaggactccggggaataagctccccagagctaggttggtaacaagcatttctgggacatggatgcacacagatggaaagagagaggagagagaggctcAGTGTGTCTCAtcagaaatgaatggaaaccaatGAGTGTCATGaacaaaaggtaaaaaaaaaaaaaaaaagggacttAATATAGCATGAATTTAAAATGAGCAAAGATGTACTGTAAAGTATTCATGAGTTGTAGTTTAGGAGCTCAAAACTAACAAACGCAAGCAaggtttttaaaaatgattccTGCATAAACTGCACAATATTGTAACTCTGATCaacaatataatcaacaaagTCCTTGTTGTAATGGATTATCTCAAGTTCCAAGTTGTTTTTCATGTCCTGGCATGAAAAGCAGCCACTGCCTGCCTGGAGGATCAGTCTACAACCTTGtaatatactttaaaaaatgttcagtATTAATGggataaaaacatgaaaagtcCAGTGTGGTCCCTTCAAATAACACTAATAAGGTATCTGCCAACATTGACCAGATTGATCAGAGTGATTGTCACAGTTACAGACAGGTTGTTTCTCATTTGCTTTTCCTCGTGTGTTTTCAGAGTACGCAAGATCCTGAACCTGCGGCTGTTTGAAGATGAGAACGGGCGGGCGTGGAGCAAAAGTGTCATGGACAGGGACTTTGAGGTGCTGTGTGTGAGCCAGTTCACGCTGCAGTGCATACTGAAAGCCAACAAGCCAGACTTCCACTCAGCCATGCCTGCAGAGTTGGCCCAGCCCTTCTACAATAGCATCCTGGAGAACATGAGGAGTACCTACAAGCCAGAGCTCATTAAGGGTGGGTGGACTGAACTGATGACTGTTGGACCTTAGAGGAGAGCTAATAAAACACTTAATTCATGCAAAGATATGCATGAATTAAGTGTTTTATTAGTTTTCAGATTAAGTGAAATCAGTTGCCATTGTCCCACTTTTTCCCTtaacatttaaagtgctcatattatgctcattttcaggttcataattgtatttagaggctgtaccagaataggtttacatggtttaattttaaaaGAACACCATctgtttgttgtactgcacattgctgcagctcctcttttcaccctgtgtgttgagctctctgtttttagctacagagtgaggcatcacacttctatcccatctttgttgggagtcgcacatgctcagtagctaggtaaggactactagccagtcagaaactTGAGacagcagctaggcgagcattataacgtgtgttacaaagtgacgcacgttcgtcacggaagtaaaggctggactacagtagagctgtttggagcagtttgtgaacagtgttttctgttggagatggtaagtccctttggggtggactttgggctttttcactttgtaaacctataacatgcacacagaagatatataacacaataaaggaaagggaaaaggccaaaaagcataatatgagcactttaatgtcaaCCCTAGGTCAGATATTGAGTAGCTGAtagccattgtttgttttttgacagtATGATGGATTTTGTGCAGTCGGAGTTGAAAAATTGTTTTAAGGGTCATTGTGAAAAGTGCGGAGATCAGAAGATAGAGGCCAGTTTCAAAAAAAGTCCCGGGAGGTTAGAAGACAACATGGCTTATAAAAAAAACTGGGATCTTTACAGCCACAGCACGTTTCCAAGCTTATTAATAACAAGTCTTGAGGCTCACCGTTATATCCACTCACTTATACGTTTGGATCAGTGCCCTGTCTCCCCCCCCCTGCTATTTAATTGCCTGTATTACTACGTCAGTGTAAGGTTATAACTCCTTTGGGGGTGGGAGGTGTGGATTATCGGTGCTGTGACACGCTGGTGGTGACGGTCGCGGTGAATTGGGTCAGCCCACGGGGGAGCAGGTGCGGAGAACTCCTTGTCCCAGCAAGGGAGGCATAAGTTCTCCTAattagtcccccccccccccagagaaGAAATATGATGATGCAGCGCTTCTTCCACCCAGCCCACGACTTCATTGTGCAGATGGTGTCATTAATCTCGTGGACCCAGTGGAAGAAAAGGAGAACATTTAAGTTGAAACTTCCTCTCCTCCTGCGGCCCCTTTGTCTTTTGTCCCCAATGTCTCAAGGCTCCACTTTATCCTACATCCTTATAAAACATCTACTGTCAATGTCAAACCAATTCCACTTGTGTTTAGCGCCTATTAATACTAGGATGTTATGTGGGATGCACTTGGCTACTTAGATTACGCTGCATTTACATGGCtccgttttggtttaaaaatgagtatcttttgctatgtttacaCCTTGCATTGGCACTGCTCTGGCATCTCAGAGCCCCCAcaccggagacatttgaaaacatttctgaccccgttttggtttggaatctgcggggttgtgttgcagtctcaacggccgcaaacggagacctttggcaacgccgacactgacgccaatatTTCGCCGTctgattgggtcatgacgtctcgttctctgagactaagctactgacagagtatacatgctgcctcctgtttaccctggcacgcacatgcccagtgtacAAGAATGTTGATAAGATATACCGGTTTGGGCGTGTTAATTTAAACGCAGATTAGTTATTCTACTGTAGGCTAACTGTGGCACTGATGCTATTAGATGAAACTTGCCTTTATCTTATGTCTTTGATTTTTGATTCTCAGGTCTCATTCTTTATGGCTTGTAAAATGTCTCTCTGTTTTTGACTTGTGTGTCCAGACGGGGAGTTTGGCGCCTATATGCAGGTCCACATACAAAATGACGGGCCTGTTACCATTGAACTGATGTCACCTAGTGGCCCCACAGACCCCAAACAGGTACGTTATTGAGCATGAAGGTATGAACagagtagtttgacaaaaaaaaaaaatcttatctcAAGGTCCACTGATTAGCCCTTTTACTGTGGCTTTACTGGATGGCTTTCTCTCTTGAGCCACTAGGTGGTGATATTTGCTCTTCTGTTGTGTGCAGTAGCCATAgaccagggatcttcaacagggggtcctcagattCAATGCAGGGGGAcgtccaaattattgttaattgcggtcttaacatgaatccaacatattgttagcaaatataaatccccactgaggataggcttactggcctataggtaaggtagtcccTAAGCTAGCCATCCAAACATACAGCTAatcctgaggattcactgtgccacatgtatgttttaaattgaaaacatgatttacaaaatcatgccaacaattataaggctattttaaaagcttagtattctatgcaaaaaagctatgtataaaggctttaggccgcccacaCGTCATtgcaggcccagtttaatatgcaacttcattttatacaatatatgtagtagggggtccctgctccatctctctttcagttaaggggtccttggatTCAGCTCATAAAAAAGCTCATTAAAAAaggggggcaaaaacaaaagtgttgtgtttataattttgttcagtctatctatctatctatctatctatctatctatctatctatctatctatctatttatctatctgtcTACAGACAAAGTAACAGAGAtacaatgctaatgttgctctgtgtttgCTGGTTGATAAATGGTGCAAATAGGCAACTGCTTGTATGGTGCCAGTTTGTCAATGCTGTGCTTTCAGTTTCAGTGCATGCAACTTTAAATACTCTTTTGATAGTTAAACTAGCCTGTCACTAATGAGCAATTCACTTTTATGAATTCTTCCTTCATTTAGTTGTATTCTGGTGTTTCTCTATGAGATGCAAGCTACAAGAAATTATCCCAACCATTACTTACTGATGTCATCTTTGGTGTTTCACTGCTGCATTTTGTTACTTATCACACACGTCACTGCTGTGATAAGGTAAAATCTGCCAGTAATTTCTCCCTGGCAGGTTTATTGGACGGGCTCTACACTCGATGAGTGCACACTCCCGTGGTGCATTTGCCCCTGAGATCAAGTATTGAaggtagggctgggtgatatgaagaaaatcaaatatcacagtattttggaccaaatacctcaatatcgatattgcgacgatattgtagggttgactatttgtttttttacaaaataattacacaatgagatttgacatttataatcatcagtaatgtgaatATAATGATTAAGTGGGTAAAGCAAATAATATAACAGCTAGAACAGGCTGGTaggttcagaaaattacatcacttaactgtaatgcagcctgtaaaaccaggaaaagacaacccctatgtcatatcacgacataagacaatatctagtctcatatcccgatgtggatataatatataataattgcccagccctaattgaaGGTAAACTACTACAAGCTAAATACTGATAAAGGATAATAAATGTTGGAATCTTGGACAAAAAAAGAACTTCCCCTAAATCCAGACCCTAACAAGTATGCCCTTTCCTAGAGTGACGTCTGCCATTGCCACCTCTTCCACAGCCTTGTGGAGTGAGACTGATTCACTGTGTTCTCACTCTGTCACCCCCATGGCATAGCTGAAAGCCCCCCAatttggcgtgtgtgtgtgtgtgtgtgtgtgtgtgtgtgtgtgtgtgtgtgcgcgcgcgcgccaATGTGTTCTGTGTGGACTTCAGATGATTGGCAGCACAAGCCCACATGCACAGGCTTTGGGGAGCTTGCTGTGGCCACTTCACGCTCACCCTCTGCAGACCTGCTCCCAGCCTGCTCATTTTGATCTCTGTCCATTTCCATATAGGCTactacagtggtgctcataagtttatgaacccatgctaaagttgactaaaaaatggaataaaaaaagtcatcttttggatattgatcttaatgccttaataaaaaaaagaaggaaaa from Sander vitreus isolate 19-12246 chromosome 2, sanVit1, whole genome shotgun sequence includes the following:
- the LOC144527071 gene encoding small integral membrane protein 26-like; the protein is MNFKDLLKWNTRLSAVYAVGIWTMVGSYAYFRYTGRFKDTPVKEEAPQPEDPNKVVYQSDHSKTVIVYKKDFVPYSARIYNFIKSFSGQPGGGDGDK
- the dtd1 gene encoding D-aminoacyl-tRNA deacylase 1; this encodes MKAIIQRVTKATVTVGGEEISSIGRGLCVLLGISVEDTQKDADYLVRKILNLRLFEDENGRAWSKSVMDRDFEVLCVSQFTLQCILKANKPDFHSAMPAELAQPFYNSILENMRSTYKPELIKDGEFGAYMQVHIQNDGPVTIELMSPSGPTDPKQLSKQEKQQQRKEKTRSKGPSESSREKVASRSRQDPNASSGADGDVSSERET